The genomic DNA CCGTCGCGCTGGAGCCATTTGTACTTGATCAAAGACTCCTGCCCTAtggatgatgttgttgtaaACATTCCCCATTGTCTGGTCAATACCCATGCCACCGCTTCACCTTTCTGCCGATCTACCGTGACCTGGCAATCCAGTATCTTGGTCACGTAGTTGGGTTTCCTTGCTTCCACACAACGCAGATGCTGACAAAGCTTCGCTAGAAGATTGGGGCTATCATCGGCGACTTGCGGTATGACGTCCACATCGAAGCCAAGGTGGGTGTAGTTTCGGGAAAGGTATTTCCCAAGGAAGGGAGAGTCCCATCGCCTGGCGTCGCAGATCGTGAGGAAAGCCATCGTAAGCCACTTCACCCACTCTGCAGCCCTGGCGTCTGTCGAGCGCACGATCCATAGTCAGCGCCAACCGGAATTGAGCCCGACGAGGATATTGTGCGCTCACCATCATTCACGTGCCGCAGACTTGGTCCTTGATATATGCGAAACTTCAATTCCTGCTGCGCGCATGCGCATTTCGACGCAGCTTTGGTGCACTGCGCACATCTGCGCTCTCTCGGCTCACTGCCGACACTCTGGGGCCCGTCATTCATCCTGGCTATTTCGTCCATCGTGTGCCGTTGTAGACCTGCCTCCGAACACTTCTGAAATAGGTGGCAGCCTCAACACGGACTTGGGAAAGACATATATCGTTCTTGCAGTTCATCACGGTTACTGTACGCCGAGGTCCAAGTCATTGGTGAAAGGGTGCCATTATCAAGCTGTTGAAAGTCTCTCTCATATGAGCCAGGGTTGTTAGAGATCTTGTACGATAGATTCCGGTACTGCCGACCGAACTATATCCGCGGCAGACAACCGCAGCTTGAGCCTCACCCACGGTTTGAGACGTCAAATGGCGCATTGGATATGACTCTCTCGAATATGGACTTCACAATGGCCTTTGCCTTGTCGGAACAGCAGTTAGTATGTCCGTCTGGGGCGACTGTGTCGCACTTGCGTAGTATACTCGCCAGCCAGATGTCGTTACTTATGACTCGTTAGGCTTAGGAGAGGCTCCTAAGGAATTCAGGGCAAGCGCGCGAGAGCGGACCAAAGCAGAGCAGCACCTACGCCAAGGAATGGCTCATCCAGATATGCTTGCGTGTCAGCCCAGATGggacttctcctcttccagagCAGGCTTTGACCTTGCTCAAGTGGACTGTCAAGGCAAGATTCAACCGGAATTCCAGGTTGAAGCTGAAGAAACCAACAGCTGACTAAGCTGATAAGCTAAGCTCGATCGGGGCTTCAGCATAACCTCAGCTCAAGCTTGGCATGTGCCCCTCAGGCAGCTGAAACGCAGACACCGACACCGACAACATCCATCTCGTATTTGCATCCCATATCCTGGCCACATTGCCAAGCCCCCACAAGCCGAGTACACACATCACATCTCACCAGTACCCATACCATGGACAAgctcagcgaagaagagaagcagcACTATCGCGAAGCCTTCTCAGTCTTCGTAAGTACATCGCCCCACCTACGCCATTCGCAAGTTTGAAATATAAGGATTCAAAGCTAACAATCCAATGCTTGGCCATATAGGACAAGAACGGTGATGGTGAGAAATCCTGTCAACACACTCATGCTTCCAAAGCAAAGAACTAAACATATCCTTCTTTCCTCCCAGGCGAAATCTCCGCCGCCGAACTCGGCGACGTGATGCGCTCCCTAGGCCTCAAACCCACCGACGGCGAACTCCAAGACATGCTCCACGAAGTCGACTCCGATAACAGCGGTTCAATTGATATCAATGGTACGAAGTCGCATCAAATCTATTCAAACCACTTCTCCTCACGCGATCCTCTCCCAATTGGCCATCCGCCTCTACCTTGCACAACTAACTCCCCAAACTCCGAACAgaattcctcgtcctcatgtCCCACGTCGGCAGTGCCCAAGACACCGAAGACGAACTCCTCAACGCCTTCCGCGTCTTCGACAAAGACAATTCCGGCACAATTTCCGCCTCGGAAATGCGCGAAGTGCTGAAAGCTCTGGGCGAAGATTTGACCGATAAGGAAATTAATGAGATTATGAGTGCCGCAGACACAGATGGAGACAAGACGATTGATTGTGAGTGTGCATCCTAGTTCTCCTTGGCCTTTGATGCGATTCAGTTGATTCGGGGTTGGGGTTTGGAGTTGGGCGTTGGATGTTCTGCTGACGTTGTGGAAAATGTAGTCGAGGAGTTCAAGAAGATTATGCAGGATCCGAAGTTGTCTTAGTTGCCACTTTGGGAAGAGTGAGGCCGGGAGAAGCATTCGAGGAAGAAAGGCGGAGATCACATCCAGGCGCGGTTCTCTCAAATGCACCGTGAACGAATCAAAAAAGGGTGGATGGGTCTGAAATGGAGTTCACGCATTCGGTAATGATACCAaaggaagaaaagaaaaagagACAATGTAAGCTTGCTCCTTCACAGCTTCTCAATGCAAGGACTTGTCAATACAAGCCTAGTCGCGATTTTATCCCAGAACCTGTGACCGGAAGACCACGGGCACCGAATTTGACACTTCCTGTTGTCCCGTGTTCTAAACATGTGCAGACAATAAGCAGAGACCGAAAACTCGAAATTCAAGGAAGTGAGAGCAAAGGCGATTGAGTGGAAGACTTCATAATCATGCTCTTGAAAGTGTCGACGGCAGGAATGTTCAAATCGCTGTACATCCTCATCCTGAAAAGTACAGGACTCGTGGAAAAACAGAACAACCTTTCATATCCTCTTGATTTCAATTCTCGCTCGTTCATGTAGCTGATGTCCAACATAATCTCCCGCTTCCCTCTCTTCACCTGACAATTTCCTCGGCGAGATGTCCAATGAAGCAAAAGTACCCGCGCCTCGCTTCTTGCTGAGAGTGCCTGGATTGATGCAGAGGACGCCTTGTACGAACTAGAGAAACGTTAGCCGAAGACCGACAAGAAGAATTCGCATCAGAGCGAAAGTGAAAAACACCGAAGCGATACTTACCCTTGCAAAAGGCATCAGCGTGCTGGGCAGAATCAAAACATCCGGTCTCGCCTGCCAAAACTCTCCCAGCTTGTAAAACGACAGATCCAGATTCGCCCCCAAAGCAAGTCGTTCTTCGCCTCCAGGCTCGGGAATCTCGCCCTCAATCGCCGTAGGTTTTGGCAGCTCTTCCCTCGATTGTGGCGGAAAGATAGGGAAATAATGACTCTGTTCAATGACATGTTCGCTCAGCCGCGCCAGAAGATCATTGTTCAGAGGCTTGTCTCCTGTCGCAGATTGTGCTGCGCCACTGCGGTGCAGTTCGGACAAGACATCTTGCGAAGACATTCCGACGATGAGTTCGTTGAGGAAGAGGGCCATCGGGTTTGCGACGAACTGGACTTGTCTGGGGAGGCCCAATTGGGGTTTCGGGACACGATCTTGTGGCCAAGAGACGTGTTTGCTGATGGCGTCGCGCGTAGAAGGCACCATGATTATCGTGATTGTCGATACGGTCTGGATTAGGCGTTGGATGGGACCGCTGATAAGGGTGCGAAAGACATCAGTGATAGTTGCTTGGTCCGGCTCGATCTTCGCGTCAGCGGGTAGGTGTGGTTCAAAGTCTCCAGACGCTACGACTGGATGTTCCAAGTCAAGAAAAGGCCCAGTGAGGATCAGAGCATCTGCGCGCTCAATAGCTGCTCTTTCGAGGAGGGCATATAAAGGTGCAAAGGAGAGATCGGTATCTGCTGTGTACGGTCCGCTTGCAACAAGCATATGAAGAGGCCTTGTTTCACCATCGGCTGATGTGAGTCGGTCATTGTGCACGTCGATGTCTTCGGGTCGAGACGCTGCCACTGGCAGAAGAGGCATTGGAAGCACTTCTCGCACCAGGAAATGCTGACCGCTAACGTTCGTGCCTCGAAGTGCCACAATCTTGCctgggaagaagtcgaatgTCACGCCGTCCATCTTGAGGGGTACCCTCATACCAGCTCCCATTCTTCGACTGGTCTCAAGCACTATGCTGGAGGCGTTTAGCTTGCCTATTGGCTGATCACATGCGATTCTCCCGACTGCTACCACCTCTGAAGTCGACTGCGCTGCAGGGTTTCCAAAGTCGCTGTCTTCCAATTTATGCTCTTTCTGTACTTGCTCCACAAACATGTCGATACGATCGTCGAGAATTTCGGAGACTTCGGACAATTTCATAGCCATGGGCTTGTAGGAGTACTTGGGTAAGTCCACCGCCGCCTTCAGCTTGAGCCGCGACTCTGCGGGAGGGACTTCTgagagcgcagcagcaggtagATGTGTATTGATTGCCTCCACTACTTCGCCCGAATTCTTCCTGTCCTCGAATGCGACTGTAGGCAAGCTCTTCATGACAGGCGTCTTGTTGTCTGCGGGAGAACTGTTGAGATTGTTCTTTACAGCCTTCGAAGTGGGTGTATCAAAATTGCTCTTTCGCTTCGCTGCAGATATTCGAGATGCAGGTGTGTTTGAGACCATGCCATCCAGCATACCGAATACATCTTGTCCTCCTGTTGTTCGTGGTGTGGCTCCCATTCGCTTCGGTGCGTTGTGAGCCTCGGGTCGCTTTCGTGTCTCTCGTTCCAGCGCTTCTTGTAGCGTCTTCTTAAAGTCCTGCACCGTTTTGTAGTCCAATTTGGTGGATTCGACACCCATGGTGAGGACGTAGCTGTCCCATTTGTAGAACAAGTCCtctggcgacagcgacatcaGCTGCACGATGTGCAGCAGCTCAGACAGCACATCTTGAGGCAGAGCCTGATCGGGAGCAGCGAAGAACTGGTTGATCTGCGCCTCGAGGTCCGCCATTGCGTGCTGATATCGTGTTGTGTTGTGTGTTCGGATGCTGTGTTTGACGACAGTCCCTCAGCACCATTTGGGGAGACGCGAAGTGGGCGCGTCGAGGCGCGTCAAATCGGATCAACAGTCGGGCCGAATGCGTAGGCATCGCTCTCTATGAGGTACCCATCTGTTCCATCGGCATGCATCCTCAAACAACGACATATCTCAGTATTGACATGAGCCGCGCTGGAGATGACTGCTCGCCGAGTACAGAACCTCAAATTCTCGCTCATGTGTTGCGCCTCGAATTGTACAAGCTGATCGACGACACGACGTAGTACAACGAACCCATTCTGCCGACCTGCCTTTGCCGCAAGCTATGGACTCTACGGCACGCAAACACGCCTACTCTTCCTGGCATTGACGAATTACCGTATCCTGGTTACTTCTTCACGCCCACGCCCTCGTCAACACCTCTCCCGACTCATCCCTCGGGAACATACTCCGCTGCGACAAAGGGACGAATTGGTGTCAAACGAAAGAGGACGCGAGTCGTAGTACTGGGTGTGCTGCTGATTCGTAGATGCAATTCCACTGAGCAAACCACTGCAGTCGGACCTCGTCAAGCCAAGCAGGGACCAACTGCGCCCAGGTTGTGGTGGCTGTGGTATCATCAAGCCATAAGCCTCATGAGTCACCGCTTTGTCGGGTGGTTGCCTTGCTACTAGAAGGAATGTCCCACGTCTGTAAATCATGCCGTGACCGCTGAGCTCAAAGCTATATGTTGCGGTGTCCCGATGCGTCAGTGGCATACAAGTATCAGGCGCTACCTCCACTTTGTTCTCACGCCGACAATGACAAGGCAGAAACCGACACAACTTTCTAGCGATCGACTGCAGACACGAAAACAATTAGCGGGCATCAGTAAAAATAACAGAACTCTCCGTACGCCATCCAAGATGAATAGTACACGAAACAAGAACCTCCAAAAAGGAGTTTTCCATACGACGGGGTACAACCAGACAGCCGACTCCAAAGTGGCGACGGAATCCGAAGATACGACCTCCAGCCCATCTCCTGTACTCTTCTGGAAACCAACACAGACTTATGGATACCTTGGCCAATGGCATATGTCTTCGTTCACCGACCCCAGTAACAACCAGACATTCAATTGCGCAGAACAGTACATGATGTACCACAAAGCCATTCTCTTCAACGACCTTGACGTCGCTTCGCAAATCATGCAGACTGATAATCCCCGTCAGCACAAAAGTCTCGGAGCAAGAGTGAAGAACTTCAGCGACAAGGCATGGAACAAGGAGAAAACGAACATCGTAGAAAATGGGAATTGGTTGAAATTCACGCAGAGCGAGGAGTTGAAGACGTGGTTGCTATCAACAGGCGAGAGCGAATTAGTGGAAGCGAGTCCATACGATCGGATTTGGGGCATTGGTTTCATGGCTGGAGATGCCTTGAAGGTGGAAAGGAGTTCGTGGGGAGAGAATTTACTGGGAAAGGTCTTGATGAGAGTAAGAGATAGATTGAGGGCAAAGGAACTTGAATCGGTCGCAGAGAAGAATGATTTGCAGGAGAAAGTGGCAGAGTAAAATGTGCGGTCTTCTGGTGGAGGCATTCTTGACGAGAATAACCGGCATCCGCTCTATCCAAGTCATCTTTGACGAAGGCTCGTTAACATATCGTAGCCTGCATTCGAAGGCGAAAGAGTTCTACAGCCTAGCCTTCTGCGCTTGCAACTCCCTCTTCGCACGTTCCC from Cercospora beticola chromosome 3, complete sequence includes the following:
- a CDS encoding uncharacterized protein (antiSMASH:Cluster_5), which translates into the protein MNDGPQSVGSEPRERRCAQCTKAASKCACAQQELKFRIYQGPSLRHVNDDARAAEWVKWLTMAFLTICDARRWDSPFLGKYLSRNYTHLGFDVDVIPQVADDSPNLLAKLCQHLRCVEARKPNYVTKILDCQVTVDRQKGEAVAWVLTRQWGMFTTTSSIGQESLIKYKWLQRDGGWKCYGYVGIRGPGGWASPDLVPIDTAHFLQADSDGSLLRKNEHNFNNGRALDMSATTGNGAKLASSRYKFINEGSNNIPCSSLDTAYMLIAESKRHKKSSVEAKAPVSRGTAGWLSAFALFPHADTV
- a CDS encoding uncharacterized protein (antiSMASH:Cluster_5): MDKLSEEEKQHYREAFSVFDKNGDGEISAAELGDVMRSLGLKPTDGELQDMLHEVDSDNSGSIDINEFLVLMSHVGSAQDTEDELLNAFRVFDKDNSGTISASEMREVLKALGEDLTDKEINEIMSAADTDGDKTIDFEEFKKIMQDPKLS
- a CDS encoding uncharacterized protein (antiSMASH:Cluster_5~BUSCO:EOG09261V87), with protein sequence MADLEAQINQFFAAPDQALPQDVLSELLHIVQLMSLSPEDLFYKWDSYVLTMGVESTKLDYKTVQDFKKTLQEALERETRKRPEAHNAPKRMGATPRTTGGQDVFGMLDGMVSNTPASRISAAKRKSNFDTPTSKAVKNNLNSSPADNKTPVMKSLPTVAFEDRKNSGEVVEAINTHLPAAALSEVPPAESRLKLKAAVDLPKYSYKPMAMKLSEVSEILDDRIDMFVEQVQKEHKLEDSDFGNPAAQSTSEVVAVGRIACDQPIGKLNASSIVLETSRRMGAGMRVPLKMDGVTFDFFPGKIVALRGTNVSGQHFLVREVLPMPLLPVAASRPEDIDVHNDRLTSADGETRPLHMLVASGPYTADTDLSFAPLYALLERAAIERADALILTGPFLDLEHPVVASGDFEPHLPADAKIEPDQATITDVFRTLISGPIQRLIQTVSTITIIMVPSTRDAISKHVSWPQDRVPKPQLGLPRQVQFVANPMALFLNELIVGMSSQDVLSELHRSGAAQSATGDKPLNNDLLARLSEHVIEQSHYFPIFPPQSREELPKPTAIEGEIPEPGGEERLALGANLDLSFYKLGEFWQARPDVLILPSTLMPFARFVQGVLCINPGTLSKKRGAGTFASLDISPRKLSGEEREAGDYVGHQLHERARIEIKRI
- a CDS encoding uncharacterized protein (antiSMASH:Cluster_5), with the protein product MNSTRNKNLQKGVFHTTGYNQTADSKVATESEDTTSSPSPVLFWKPTQTYGYLGQWHMSSFTDPSNNQTFNCAEQYMMYHKAILFNDLDVASQIMQTDNPRQHKSLGARVKNFSDKAWNKEKTNIVENGNWLKFTQSEELKTWLLSTGESELVEASPYDRIWGIGFMAGDALKVERSSWGENLLGKVLMRVRDRLRAKELESVAEKNDLQEKVAE